In a single window of the Desulfocurvibacter africanus subsp. africanus DSM 2603 genome:
- a CDS encoding CHASE4 domain-containing protein, whose translation MSLRIKAVLILILLTAAYAVITLSVQRLCVSPEFEKLEQEHARKDLLRCVYALEDELAHLASAAADWGIWDDTYAFVSAPDARFIESNLTQTAFAELRVHMIHIYDAKAEFVTGGAWDWRSGQAMDPGDAFHLQMKKMLAARKGEQPLTGICSTDQAPLLLAVSPILNSHKQGPSRGWLAMGLYLDQEYLEALRRKVQAGFHLDRLDAPPLLQASLRSPSSRAEPDLLVENTSSALKRVSMLKPDLFGRSTFVLWAEVPRTITDVSESALRMSLTGGLLAGIVVLLCLWIFLDQTVLRPLGDIRRHMTGMRQDGDLSRRLPTRRKDEVGLLSREYNAMLDRLGDSRHEALRQTYRLGMAEMASEVLHNVRNTFSPLKAGLFMLRERLAREGALAALPPESARPDHVRPGLGLRNAENKTAELYEQAQALEKDLDSLQRFNLGARSTEPLALRVILADSFLFVPDPLRQMLELKADESLAAMPTVMANRVTLLEVFSNVLNNSAQAYGQAGQQSGTVEARAELEMHGNHGIVHLILSDRGPGLPEPELARIFQRGYTSNKEKRLGLGLHWCSNAINEMGGRIWAESPGLGQGFAIHIHLRAG comes from the coding sequence ATGTCCCTTCGCATCAAGGCGGTCCTGATACTGATACTGCTCACGGCCGCCTACGCCGTGATCACTCTCAGCGTACAGCGTTTGTGTGTTTCCCCGGAGTTTGAAAAACTCGAACAGGAACACGCCAGGAAAGACCTGTTGCGTTGCGTCTATGCCCTGGAGGACGAACTCGCCCATCTGGCGTCCGCCGCGGCGGACTGGGGTATCTGGGACGATACCTATGCCTTCGTATCCGCACCTGACGCCCGCTTTATCGAGTCCAATCTGACGCAGACGGCCTTCGCCGAATTGCGCGTGCACATGATCCATATCTATGATGCCAAGGCCGAATTCGTGACCGGCGGAGCCTGGGACTGGCGCAGCGGCCAGGCCATGGATCCGGGCGACGCCTTCCACCTCCAAATGAAAAAAATGCTGGCCGCCCGCAAAGGGGAGCAGCCCCTGACGGGCATCTGCTCGACGGATCAAGCGCCTCTGCTCCTGGCCGTATCGCCCATCCTGAACAGCCATAAGCAAGGCCCCAGCCGAGGCTGGCTGGCCATGGGCCTGTACCTGGATCAGGAGTACCTGGAAGCACTGCGTCGCAAGGTTCAGGCAGGCTTCCATCTGGACCGGCTTGACGCGCCGCCATTATTACAGGCTTCGCTGCGCTCTCCCTCGTCACGGGCCGAGCCGGACTTGCTGGTGGAAAACACCTCTTCCGCGCTCAAGCGCGTCTCCATGCTCAAACCCGATCTCTTCGGCCGGTCTACCTTCGTGCTCTGGGCCGAAGTGCCCCGCACGATTACCGACGTGAGCGAGTCGGCCTTGCGCATGAGCCTCACCGGAGGGTTGCTGGCGGGCATCGTGGTGCTCCTGTGTCTATGGATATTCCTGGACCAGACAGTGCTCAGACCCCTCGGCGACATCCGCAGGCACATGACGGGCATGCGCCAGGATGGCGATCTGTCCCGGCGACTGCCCACTCGGCGCAAGGATGAAGTGGGCCTGCTGTCCCGCGAATACAATGCCATGCTCGACCGCCTGGGCGACTCGCGCCATGAGGCCCTGCGCCAGACATACCGCCTGGGCATGGCTGAGATGGCCTCGGAGGTGCTGCACAACGTGCGTAACACCTTCAGCCCGCTCAAAGCCGGGCTGTTCATGCTTCGCGAGCGGCTGGCCCGGGAAGGCGCTCTGGCCGCCCTGCCTCCAGAATCCGCCCGCCCTGACCACGTGCGCCCGGGCCTGGGGCTGCGTAACGCCGAGAACAAGACCGCCGAGTTGTACGAGCAGGCCCAGGCCCTGGAAAAGGATCTGGATTCCCTGCAGCGCTTCAACCTGGGCGCACGCTCCACCGAGCCCCTGGCCTTGCGCGTCATTCTCGCTGACTCATTTCTCTTCGTGCCGGACCCGTTGCGCCAAATGCTTGAACTGAAGGCCGACGAATCCCTTGCCGCCATGCCAACGGTCATGGCCAACCGAGTGACATTGCTCGAGGTGTTCTCCAACGTGCTCAACAACTCGGCCCAGGCATACGGTCAGGCCGGTCAACAGTCCGGTACAGTCGAGGCCAGGGCCGAACTCGAAATGCACGGCAACCACGGCATTGTGCACCTGATTCTGTCCGACCGGGGCCCTGGACTTCCAGAGCCCGAGCTTGCACGCATCTTCCAGAGAGGATACACCTCGAACAAAGAAAAACGGCTGGGCCTCGGACTGCATTGGTGCTCCAATGCCATCAACGAAATGGGCGGGCGCATCTGGGCCGAGAGCCCAGGTCTGGGCCAAGGCTTCGCAATTCACATCCATCTTCGGGCGGGCTGA
- a CDS encoding TadE/TadG family type IV pilus assembly protein, which translates to MHNQMRISEDKRKGHKVIPRSLVLLREMTFILPLFLVVYWGALEGGNMMLTWMTLQTAAREGAMTALQHADGTDSERVARIMDVVSNKASWLKAGTSVVRVSHEPGAAAEGSLQECDPDRAGEKILVHIEMAYKPLTPLLASMWSGIALSGKAAALLKGQGQSAPFTSDPGGEARQENPWSAIHLY; encoded by the coding sequence ATGCATAATCAAATGCGTATCAGCGAAGATAAGAGAAAAGGACATAAAGTAATTCCTCGCAGCCTTGTTTTGCTGAGAGAGATGACGTTTATCCTTCCCCTCTTCTTGGTGGTCTATTGGGGAGCCTTGGAAGGGGGAAACATGATGTTGACCTGGATGACCTTGCAGACTGCTGCCCGCGAAGGGGCAATGACCGCCTTACAGCACGCCGACGGGACGGATTCCGAGCGCGTGGCGCGCATCATGGACGTGGTCAGCAATAAAGCTTCCTGGTTAAAGGCCGGAACGTCCGTCGTGCGGGTAAGCCACGAGCCTGGGGCTGCGGCGGAAGGGTCGCTTCAGGAGTGCGATCCCGACCGCGCGGGGGAAAAAATCCTGGTGCATATAGAGATGGCCTACAAGCCGCTGACTCCGCTGCTCGCAAGCATGTGGTCCGGGATAGCCTTGAGCGGCAAGGCTGCCGCGCTGCTCAAGGGGCAAGGGCAATCCGCTCCGTTCACGAGTGATCCAGGCGGCGAGGCTCGCCAGGAGAATCCCTGGTCCGCTATTCATTTGTATTGA
- a CDS encoding sigma-54-dependent transcriptional regulator, protein MPDRILVVDDDVAFGTMLCEAIVERGYEVERATSAEEGIGKIEQGQFDIILLDVRLPGMSGLEALPIIRRTDPQADVIVMTAYSEKDPGLEAIRNGAYDFFTKPFSLAEMEIVIKRAVEKRRLQERILALQKTLRREGPSSRIIGQSEATKRVVALVERLARLDTTVLITGESGTGKELITDTLHALSSRAEGPCVKINCAAIPETLIESELFGHEKGAFTGANAVKKGKFEMAKNGTIMLDEIGDMPLHLQPKLLRAVEQKQMERLGGVKPVAYDVRIIAATNQDLPALIQERKFREDLYYRLNIATIHLPALRERKEDIPLLINHILKEVNLKIGTDISSVSSEAMDILFRYDWPGNVRQLANAMERAAIFCQGSIITAQDVNIALQKRPQAEPDVLTITPGEAMSLRDTLQQMEKNLILGALKRSSGVQTKAAQLLGISPKNLWNKLQKHSIGSDEYEAQ, encoded by the coding sequence ATGCCAGACAGAATTCTCGTCGTGGATGATGATGTAGCGTTCGGGACCATGCTTTGCGAGGCTATTGTCGAGCGAGGCTATGAGGTCGAGCGCGCCACCTCGGCCGAGGAAGGCATCGGCAAGATCGAGCAGGGCCAGTTCGACATTATCCTCCTGGATGTGCGCCTGCCGGGCATGTCCGGCCTGGAGGCCCTGCCTATCATCCGCCGCACCGATCCCCAGGCCGACGTCATTGTCATGACCGCCTACAGCGAGAAGGACCCAGGCCTGGAAGCCATCAGGAATGGAGCCTACGACTTCTTCACCAAGCCGTTCAGCCTGGCTGAAATGGAGATAGTCATCAAGCGTGCCGTGGAAAAACGCCGCTTGCAGGAACGTATCCTGGCCCTGCAGAAGACGCTTCGCCGCGAAGGCCCCTCCTCCAGGATCATCGGCCAAAGCGAGGCAACCAAACGAGTGGTGGCGCTGGTCGAGCGTCTGGCCAGGCTGGATACCACGGTGCTCATCACCGGCGAGTCGGGCACGGGCAAAGAACTCATCACCGACACCCTGCACGCCCTGAGTTCGAGGGCCGAAGGCCCCTGCGTCAAAATCAATTGCGCGGCCATACCCGAAACCCTCATCGAGAGCGAGCTGTTCGGCCACGAGAAGGGAGCCTTCACCGGCGCAAACGCGGTCAAGAAGGGCAAGTTCGAGATGGCCAAGAACGGCACCATCATGCTCGACGAGATCGGTGACATGCCACTGCACCTGCAGCCCAAGCTCCTGCGCGCCGTGGAGCAGAAGCAGATGGAACGCCTGGGCGGGGTCAAGCCCGTGGCCTATGACGTGCGCATCATAGCCGCCACCAACCAGGACCTGCCCGCTCTCATACAGGAAAGGAAGTTCCGCGAGGACCTTTACTACCGTCTGAACATCGCCACGATTCATCTGCCTGCCTTGCGCGAGCGCAAGGAGGACATCCCCCTGCTCATCAACCACATCCTCAAGGAAGTGAACCTGAAGATAGGAACGGACATCTCCTCCGTATCCTCCGAGGCCATGGACATACTCTTCCGTTACGACTGGCCCGGCAACGTGCGCCAACTCGCCAACGCCATGGAACGGGCGGCCATCTTCTGCCAAGGCTCGATCATCACGGCTCAAGACGTCAATATAGCTTTGCAGAAAAGGCCTCAGGCAGAGCCGGATGTCCTGACCATCACTCCCGGCGAGGCCATGTCCCTGCGCGATACCTTGCAGCAGATGGAGAAGAATCTCATCCTCGGCGCGCTAAAGAGATCCAGTGGCGTGCAGACCAAGGCCGCACAGCTTCTGGGCATCAGCCCCAAGAATCTGTGGAACAAGCTCCAGAAGCATTCCATAGGATCCGACGAATACGAAGCGCAGTAG
- a CDS encoding HDOD domain-containing protein, which translates to MAMRRAEAKPGLFTHPKPRVDEASEALRHKAATAGAGVDPMEIVSREIKLHSLPRVIIELQRAIDNPASSAEDLARIISLDPGLSVYLLRIANSALYSFPSRIDTVSRAVALLGTRQVSVLALGVSVLKSYNQRPVQLLNMEHFWRHSIACAILARAIAARSGRKDGERYFVAGLLHDLGRLAIFEAIPDLAREVLELAEAEHLQVVQAERKVLGFDHARLGAILLRKWNFPLNLALAVLHHHEPSRGEPRGEAAVVHLADILSKALGYGGTPVFFVQPLDSGVWESLGLAAEDLAGLEADLDARFDETLAMLGW; encoded by the coding sequence ATGGCGATGAGACGAGCTGAAGCCAAGCCAGGTCTTTTCACTCATCCCAAGCCGCGTGTGGATGAGGCTTCCGAAGCTTTGCGACACAAGGCAGCCACTGCAGGTGCAGGCGTCGATCCCATGGAAATCGTTTCCAGGGAGATCAAGCTGCACTCTCTGCCCCGTGTAATCATTGAGCTGCAAAGAGCTATCGACAACCCTGCCAGCTCGGCCGAGGACCTGGCCAGGATCATCAGCCTTGATCCCGGACTCTCCGTTTATCTTCTACGCATAGCCAATAGCGCGCTGTACAGTTTCCCTTCCCGCATCGACACTGTTTCACGAGCCGTGGCCCTATTGGGTACGCGGCAAGTCTCGGTTCTGGCGCTGGGAGTATCGGTGCTCAAGTCCTACAATCAGCGGCCCGTGCAGTTGCTGAACATGGAGCATTTCTGGCGGCACAGCATCGCCTGCGCCATCCTGGCCCGGGCCATAGCCGCGCGCAGCGGCAGGAAGGATGGCGAGCGCTACTTCGTGGCCGGCCTGCTGCACGACCTTGGACGCCTGGCCATCTTCGAGGCCATCCCCGACCTGGCCCGCGAGGTTTTGGAGTTGGCCGAGGCCGAGCACCTGCAGGTCGTGCAAGCCGAGCGCAAGGTGCTCGGCTTCGATCACGCCCGCCTCGGGGCCATTCTGCTGCGCAAATGGAATTTCCCGCTCAATCTGGCCCTGGCCGTGCTCCATCATCATGAGCCGAGCAGGGGCGAACCTCGCGGCGAGGCAGCCGTGGTGCATCTAGCGGACATATTGAGCAAGGCCTTAGGATATGGCGGCACGCCTGTCTTTTTCGTGCAGCCTCTGGACTCCGGTGTCTGGGAGTCCCTGGGCTTGGCCGCGGAAGACCTGGCCGG
- a CDS encoding hybrid sensor histidine kinase/response regulator, with the protein MSRYRLLVVDDEESILGLYKEILSPAEDLGGDLDEEPLLPDFELTMCNQGDQAVDAVRGAMAEGRPYSVALLDVRMPPGPDGVWTAENIRALDPNIEIVIVSAYSDVNTRELNRRVTPPEKLLYIQKPLHPEELRQLAKSLCAKWKTARDLIMLNATLQKQVDMRTNALSEANKRLKRDMAVRMRMLQELLESEERYRLLFEEDITGDFVAAPDGVLKACNKAFARIFGFGTVPDAMSVNIFDLQLTGSDDSLRDLILTRKKLENFEGVFRRRDLRTVHVIGTIIGILNVRGQIVEIRGYLLDVTERKRLEEQLRIAQKMEAIGTLAGGIAHDFNNILGVITGYTEIILENTDKGSSLERRLKEILGACRRAKDLINQILNFSRQGTQEKKALRVSPLIKETVKLLRTSLPASLDIRENIMTGNDTVMADPSQIHQILLNLCTNAAHAMRERGGLLEISLAEVHLDEATVSKTPGLSAGAYVVITVTDSGHGIPKTIQEKIFDPFFTTKKPGEGTGMGLAVVHGIVKQHNGVVYVQSEEGKGASFQVLLPQTGLMDDTVTDEESRMLPIGKGRILFVDDEKALVDIGREILEGLGYEVVARTSSVEALEAFRFQPDKFDLILTDQNMPNLTGMELAEKALQTRPDVPVILCTGFSEIVSYSKVREMGIREIVMKPILKRQLAESIHRALTSDSTARA; encoded by the coding sequence ATGAGCCGCTATCGCCTGCTCGTCGTGGACGACGAGGAGAGCATCCTCGGCTTATACAAGGAAATCCTCTCGCCGGCCGAGGACCTCGGCGGCGACCTAGATGAGGAACCCCTGCTGCCGGATTTCGAGTTGACCATGTGCAATCAGGGCGATCAGGCCGTGGATGCCGTGCGCGGGGCCATGGCCGAAGGCCGCCCCTACAGCGTGGCCTTGCTCGACGTGCGCATGCCTCCCGGCCCCGACGGGGTCTGGACCGCGGAAAACATCCGCGCCCTGGACCCCAACATTGAGATCGTCATCGTCAGCGCATATTCCGATGTGAATACGCGAGAGCTGAACCGCAGGGTGACCCCGCCCGAGAAGCTGCTGTACATCCAGAAACCGCTGCACCCCGAGGAGCTGCGTCAGCTCGCCAAGTCCCTGTGCGCCAAGTGGAAGACGGCCCGTGACCTGATCATGCTCAACGCCACGCTGCAGAAGCAGGTGGACATGCGCACCAATGCGCTCAGCGAGGCCAACAAGCGCCTCAAGCGCGACATGGCCGTGCGCATGCGCATGCTTCAGGAGCTGCTGGAGAGCGAAGAACGCTACCGACTGCTCTTCGAGGAGGACATCACCGGCGACTTCGTGGCCGCGCCGGACGGCGTTCTCAAGGCCTGCAACAAAGCTTTTGCACGCATCTTCGGCTTCGGAACGGTGCCGGACGCCATGAGCGTCAACATTTTCGACTTGCAGTTGACCGGCTCGGACGACTCCCTGCGCGATCTGATTCTCACGCGCAAAAAACTGGAAAACTTCGAAGGTGTGTTTCGACGGCGCGATCTGCGCACGGTGCATGTCATCGGCACCATCATTGGCATCTTGAATGTGCGCGGCCAGATCGTGGAGATCCGCGGCTATCTGCTGGACGTGACCGAGCGCAAGCGCCTAGAGGAGCAGTTGCGCATCGCCCAGAAGATGGAGGCCATCGGCACGCTGGCCGGCGGCATAGCTCACGACTTCAACAACATTCTGGGCGTCATCACCGGCTATACCGAGATAATCCTGGAGAATACGGACAAGGGCTCGTCCCTGGAGCGCAGACTCAAGGAAATCCTGGGCGCATGCCGTCGGGCCAAGGATCTCATAAACCAGATCCTCAACTTCAGCCGCCAGGGTACCCAGGAAAAGAAAGCCCTGCGCGTCTCACCGCTCATCAAGGAGACGGTCAAGCTCCTGCGCACCTCGCTGCCGGCGAGCCTGGATATCCGCGAGAACATCATGACCGGCAACGACACGGTCATGGCCGATCCTTCTCAGATCCACCAGATCCTGCTCAACCTGTGCACCAATGCGGCCCATGCCATGCGCGAGCGCGGCGGCCTGCTGGAGATCAGCCTGGCCGAGGTGCATCTTGACGAGGCCACCGTCTCCAAGACGCCTGGCCTGTCCGCCGGTGCCTACGTGGTCATCACCGTCACGGATTCAGGCCATGGCATCCCAAAGACGATCCAGGAAAAGATCTTCGACCCATTCTTTACCACCAAGAAACCGGGCGAAGGCACGGGCATGGGGCTGGCCGTGGTGCACGGCATCGTCAAGCAACACAACGGCGTGGTCTACGTGCAAAGCGAAGAGGGCAAGGGCGCGTCCTTCCAGGTGCTCCTGCCTCAAACCGGGCTTATGGATGATACCGTTACCGATGAGGAGTCCAGGATGCTGCCCATTGGCAAGGGGCGCATTCTCTTCGTGGATGACGAGAAAGCCCTGGTGGACATCGGCCGAGAAATCCTGGAAGGCCTGGGCTACGAGGTGGTGGCCCGCACGAGTTCCGTGGAAGCCCTGGAGGCCTTCCGCTTTCAGCCTGACAAGTTCGACCTCATCCTCACGGATCAGAACATGCCCAACCTGACAGGCATGGAACTGGCCGAGAAGGCGCTGCAGACGCGCCCCGATGTGCCTGTCATTCTATGCACGGGCTTTTCGGAGATCGTCTCCTACAGCAAGGTTCGCGAGATGGGCATCAGGGAAATCGTCATGAAGCCCATTCTCAAACGCCAACTCGCCGAGTCCATTCACCGGGCGCTAACCTCGGACAGCACGGCTCGCGCATAA